In Candidatus Desulfatibia profunda, a single genomic region encodes these proteins:
- a CDS encoding DUF433 domain-containing protein, with product MINNEGLLSRITVNPKVMVGKPTIRGMRITVEQILRALAGGISGRELLEEYPDLEPEDIQAVLIYAAELVSEEQIFPIEVSA from the coding sequence ATGATTAACAATGAAGGTCTCTTATCAAGAATTACGGTCAATCCTAAAGTCATGGTAGGAAAACCGACAATTCGGGGGATGAGGATCACGGTAGAGCAAATTTTACGAGCACTAGCCGGTGGAATTTCTGGACGGGAATTGTTAGAAGAGTATCCTGATCTCGAGCCGGAAGATATTCAAGCCGTACTTATTTACGCTGCTGAATTGGTTAGCGAAGAACAAATATTTCCCATTGAGGTTTCGGCGTGA
- a CDS encoding DUF5615 family PIN-like protein, translating into MTSSRLKFLVDVGVGKKIELFLKEKGYNTKTVRTIDPQMSDEEIIRLLLNENRMIITMDKDFGELVYHYGRDPCGVLLLRLENATGSEKQEVVANILAKHSTDIVNRYCVFQNGRLRIRKIGR; encoded by the coding sequence GTGACATCGTCTCGTTTAAAGTTTCTGGTTGATGTAGGTGTTGGCAAAAAGATTGAACTGTTTTTAAAGGAAAAGGGATACAATACAAAAACTGTAAGGACAATAGACCCCCAAATGTCTGATGAAGAAATTATTCGCCTTTTGTTAAATGAAAATCGAATGATTATCACAATGGACAAAGATTTTGGTGAATTGGTATACCATTATGGAAGAGACCCCTGCGGGGTACTATTGCTACGCTTGGAGAACGCAACCGGATCTGAAAAGCAGGAAGTAGTTGCAAATATATTAGCAAAGCATTCTACCGATATCGTAAATCGTTATTGTGTGTTTCAAAATGGTAGGCTGAGAATTAGAAAAATTGGACGATAG